One window of Nymphaea colorata isolate Beijing-Zhang1983 chromosome 1, ASM883128v2, whole genome shotgun sequence genomic DNA carries:
- the LOC116252454 gene encoding putative pentatricopeptide repeat-containing protein At3g13770, mitochondrial, with product MLSRNSKSLPFLPSLKATSQFATAIIPNASGDLVLKKLCASGLLNQALLQMAIHGHGINFHGYDSVLTESITQKSITAGKRVHAHMIKTHYLPPVYLRTRLIVMYVKSDHLEDARKVFERMLERNVVTWTALMTGYAQKDCGVDALVLFVRMLESGVSPNEFTLATVLTGCTGPCGFDHGRQIHAIAVKTLLQFHIFVGSSLLDMYAKAGQIDDARMVFEEMPERDVVSCTAIIAGYSQLGLDNEALELFRQLLRAGMQPNYVTHASLLNALAGLAALEYGKQVHGRAIRSRMDTFVVLKNSLIDMYAKSGCVRYARQVFDRMTERTVISWNAMLVGYSKHGLGNEVVKLFELMQNQNVRPDGVTYLAVLSGCSHGGMVEEGLQYFDFMVHSKVIEPETEHYGCVVDLLGRSGQVDKAVNFILQMPFEPTPAIWGSLLGACRVHANVVVGEYVAKKLFEIEPQNAGNYVIMSNIYAAAGQWKDVTNVRYMMKEKAVMKEPGRSWVKLNRVVHTFHVGDKFHPQREEIYDMLGKMTAKIKEAGYVPDLSCVLHDVDHEQKEQILLGHSEKLAIAFCLINSAPGSPIQIVKNLRICVDCHNAAKQVSRVYEREILLRDNNRFHRMVNGVCSCGDYW from the coding sequence ATGCTGTCTAGGAACTCGAAATCATTGCCTTTTCTTCCCTCCCTCAAGGCCACCAGTCAGTTCGCCACCGCCATTATTCCCAATGCCTCGGGTGATTTGGTCTTGAAGAAACTTTGTGCCAGCGGCCTGCTGAATCAGGCGCTGCTCCAGATGGCCATCCATGGCCATGGCATCAACTTCCACGGTTATGACTCTGTACTGACGGAATCCATCACGCAGAAATCCATAACAGCCGGAAAGAGGGTCCACGCCCACATGATCAAAACCCATTATTTACCTCCCGTTTACCTCCGAACCAGGCTCATAGTGATGTACGTAAAATCAGATCACTTGGAGGATGCACGTAAAGTGTTTGAGCGAATGCTTGAAAGAAACGTTGTCACTTGGACTGCACTGATGACTGGTTATGCACAAAAGGATTGTGGAGTAGATGCTTTAGTACTCTTTGTTCGTATGCTCGAGAGTGGGGTCAGCCCGAACGAGTTCACTCTTGCTACAGTCCTCACAGGATGCACGGGGCCTTGTGGCTTCGATCATGGTCGGCAGATTCATGCCATCGCGGTGAAAACCTTATTAcagtttcatatttttgttggtAGCTCTCTTCTTGATATGTACGCAAAGGCTGGCCAGATTGATGATGCACGAATGGTTTTTGAGGAAATGCCTGAGAGAGATGTTGTATCTTGCACTGCAATAATTGCTGGGTATTCGCAGTTGGGTCTTGATAATGAGGCTCTAGAGTTGTTCCGCCAGCTGTTGAGGGCTGGAATGCAGCCAAATTATGTAACTCATGCTAGTCTCTTGAATGCTTTGGCCGGGCTTGCTGCTTTAGAGTATGGCAAGCAGGTGCATGGTCGAGCTATAAGGTCACGGATGGATACCTTTGTTGTTCTGAAAAATTCTCTGATTGATATGTATGCCAAATCTGGATGTGTCAGGTACGCACGGCAAGTTTTTGATAGAATGACAGAGAGAACAGTGATTAGTTGGAACGCGATGCTCGTTGGATATAGTAAACATGGTCTGGGGAATGAAGTTGTGAAACTGTTTGAATTGAtgcaaaatcaaaatgttaggcCTGATGGTGTTACATACCTTGCTGTTCTTTCTGGTTGTAGTCACGGTGGAATGGTAGAAGAAGGGttgcaatattttgattttatggTTCATAGTAAAGTGATCGAACCTGAAACTGAGCATTATGGTTGTGTTGTTGATCTCTTGGGTCGTTCTGGTCAGGTGGATAAAGCTGTAAACTTCATCCTGCAGATGCCTTTTGAACCAACTCCTGCTATATGGGGATCTTTGCTTGGCGCTTGTCGAGTTCATGCAAATGTTGTTGTTGGTGAATATGTAGCGAAAAAGTTGTTTGAGATAGAACCTCAAAATGCCGGGAACTATGTGATTATGTCAAACATTTATGCAGCAGCAGGGCAGTGGAAAGATGTAACCAATGTCAGGTATATGATGAAGGAAAAGGCTGTAATGAAAGAACCAGGCAGAAGCTGGGTAAAGTTGAATAGAGTAGTTCATACTTTTCATGTTGGTGACAAGTTCCATCCCCAAAGAGAGGAAATCTATGATATGTTGGGGAAAATGACTGCAAAAATTAAGGAAGCTGGTTATGTCCCTGATCTGAGCTGTGTACTACATGATGTTGACCATGAACAAAAGGAGCAGATTCTTCTTGGCCATAGTGAAAAATTGGCAATTGCATTTTGCCTGATTAACTCTGCTCCTGGATCTCCTATTCAAATTGTTAAGAATCTTCGCATCTGTGTTGATTGTCACAATGCAGCAAAGCAAGTTTCCAGGGTTTATGAGAGAGAAATATTGCTGCGGGATAACAATCGCTTCCATCGAATGGTGAATGGTGTGTGTTCTTGTGGAGATTACTGGTGA